A single region of the Schistocerca serialis cubense isolate TAMUIC-IGC-003099 chromosome 7, iqSchSeri2.2, whole genome shotgun sequence genome encodes:
- the LOC126413309 gene encoding octapeptide-repeat protein T2-like, with product MRPRQTLNPAIPRGADPSGVLSTFGKERKARRGRQGEEGKERKARRGRQGEEGKERKARRGRQGEEGKERKARRGRQGEEGKERKARRGRQGEEGKERKARRGRQGEEGKERKARRGRQGEEGKERKARRGRQGEEGKERKARRGRQGEEGKERKARRGRQGEEGKERKARRGRQGEEGKERKARRGRQGEEGKERKARRGRQGEEGKERKARRGRQGEEGKERKARRGRQGEEGKERKARRGRQGEEGKERKARRGRQGEEGKERKARESGR from the coding sequence ATGAGGCCAAGACAAACTCTGAATCCTGCCATCCCCAGAGGAGCGGATCCATCTGGTGTCCTATCCACAtttggcaaggagaggaaggcaaggagaggaaggcaaggagaggaaggcaaggagaggaaggcaaggagaggaaggcaaggagaggaaggcaaggagaggaaggcaaggagaggaaggcaaggagaggaaggcaaggagaggaaggcaaggagaggaaggcaaggagaggaaggcaaggagaggaaggcaaggagaggaaggcaaggagaggaaggcaaggagaggaaggcaaggagaggaaggcaaggagaggaaggcaaggagaggaaggcaaggagaggaaggcaaggagaggaaggcaaggagaggaaggcaaggagaggaaggcaaggagaggaaggcaaggagaggaaggcaaggagaggaaggcaaggagaggaaggcaaggagaggaaggcaaggagaggaaggcaaggagaggaaggcaaggagaggaaggcaaggagaggaaggcaaggagaggaaggcaaggagaggaaggcaaggagaggaaggcaaggagaggaaggcaaggagaggaaggcaaggagaggaaggcaaggagaggaaggcaaggagaggaaggcaaggagaggaaggcaaggagaggaaggcaaggagaggaaggcaaggagaggaaggcaaggagaggaaggcaaggagaggaaggcaaggagaggaaggcaaggagaggaaggcaaggagaggaaggcaaggagaggaaggcaaggagaggaaggcaaggagaggaaggcaagggaaAGT